The sequence TACTGACTTTGGCTGTCCGGCATACGCGGTAAATTCAGTGAACGCAGGTACAAAACCAAACGATGTCGCCGCTATCAATGTGAGTACGGTCACGGCAAAGCCCATAACCAAGAGTGTTTTCTTACGACTGAACTTCGCTTTTTCAATAATCGCTGCGGTTGGTACTTCCAGTATCGATACCAATGACGTTATAGCGGCGATGAACGTTAGCAGGAAGAAAACTGTTGCGGCGATACTGGCGCCAACGTAACCAACAACACCTTCTAAAGCCACAAAGATTTGCGGGAAGAAAGAGAAAATCATACTCACCGAGGAGTCACTTAATGTGTCCGGGTTGGTATTCGGGTTGATGGCGAAGATAGCTGGCAGAGTCATTAAACCAGCGGTAAATGCGACGGCGGTATCGGTCAGGGCGACCAGCTTGCCGGAAGTAACAATGTCATCGCGACGGCTGAAATAAGAGCCGTAGGTAATCAAAATACCCATACCCAATGACAATGAGAAGAACGCTTGAGCAAGCGCACCGTTCACGACAGAACCGTCGATTTTTGAGAAGTCCGGCACTAAGTAAAACTCGACCCCTAATGCGGCGTTGTCTAGCGATAATACAAAAATAACCAGCAATACAAGCATAATGAAAAGCGCTGGCATAAGAAATTTAGCGGCCTTTTCAATGCCTTTCCTGACACCGCCAACAAGAATAACGTTGATAATGACGGTAACTGCGACGAGAAACCCAACAAAGCCGTAGTCGTTGACGAACTGGCCAAAGTACTCAGCGTCAGCCAGCATGGCCAGATTTCCGGTGATTGAATGCCATAAATAACCGAATATCCAGACGGTAATCACCATGTAAAACACGGCAATCATAAAGGGAGTAATGACCGCCAGTAGTCCGGCAATATGCCAGCCCTTGTTGTCAGGAGAAAGTACCTGATAAGAGCCTAGCGGGCTTTTTTGTGCGCGGCGGCCCAGCCCCATTTCTGCCAGCATGACTGGCAGGCAGATAAAGGCAACGAACAAAGCATAAATAATAAGAAAGGCACCGCCACCGTTTTTTGTTGCGGCAACAGGGAAGCCAACTAAGTTTCCGATACCAACGGCAGAGCCTGCCGCGGCAAGTATAAATCCAATTTTAGAGCTGAATTGATCGCGT comes from Idiomarina sp. X4 and encodes:
- a CDS encoding sodium-dependent transporter gives rise to the protein MSEQRDQFSSKIGFILAAAGSAVGIGNLVGFPVAATKNGGGAFLIIYALFVAFICLPVMLAEMGLGRRAQKSPLGSYQVLSPDNKGWHIAGLLAVITPFMIAVFYMVITVWIFGYLWHSITGNLAMLADAEYFGQFVNDYGFVGFLVAVTVIINVILVGGVRKGIEKAAKFLMPALFIMLVLLVIFVLSLDNAALGVEFYLVPDFSKIDGSVVNGALAQAFFSLSLGMGILITYGSYFSRRDDIVTSGKLVALTDTAVAFTAGLMTLPAIFAINPNTNPDTLSDSSVSMIFSFFPQIFVALEGVVGYVGASIAATVFFLLTFIAAITSLVSILEVPTAAIIEKAKFSRKKTLLVMGFAVTVLTLIAATSFGFVPAFTEFTAYAGQPKSVFDVIYDVFYDTILPLNGLLICLFVTLHWRRKGLEDELSEGNPNYRNTLLAKYVRISISTFIPLILAVVFINTVLTKFVGFSLF